One window of Silurus meridionalis isolate SWU-2019-XX chromosome 9, ASM1480568v1, whole genome shotgun sequence genomic DNA carries:
- the org gene encoding LOW QUALITY PROTEIN: oogenesis-related (The sequence of the model RefSeq protein was modified relative to this genomic sequence to represent the inferred CDS: inserted 1 base in 1 codon): MSSECSYTVEPGSSEGQKSKAVVKRDGVIASVFCRISQFWPVRFVVHGFRSLWWFLGFSSPGKASSPPCDEDKSSPSARQCRSGRKRLGRTTRLLLSILPRRIQSALSFPVCTSIGCSVSPEVRCSPTKPCGKGNKRKQDDMDDDDAEAELEQQSWVEXLNQELTDEDQPTDPDYEPSAVETDSEEYRSHNDTESDIEVEKGVVVIQDLETIQEPLTEEK, translated from the exons aTGAGCTCTGAGTGCAGCTACACCGTTGAACCTGGGAGCAGTGAGGGCCAGAAG AGTAAAGCTGTGGTGAAAAGAGATGGTGTGATTGCATCAGTCTTCTGTCGAATTTCACAGTTTTGGCCAGTCCGCTTTGTG GTGCACGGATTCCGGTCCTTATGGTGGTTCCTTGGCTTCTCCTCCCCTGGAAAAGCTTCCTCACCTCCATGCGATGAGGACAAAAGTTCCCCCAGTGCACGCCAGTGTCGCTCCGGTCGGAAGCGTCTGGGAAGAACCACACGTTTGCTGCTTTCCATCCTGCCCCGGAGGATCCAGAGTGCTCTCAGCTTCCCGGTGTGCACCAGCATTGGCTGCTCCGTGTCCCCAG AGGTGCGCTGTTCTCCCACTAAGCCCTGTGGGAAAGGCAATAAAAGGAAGCAGGACGATATGGATGACGACGATGCTGAAGCAGAGCTGGAGCAGCAGTCATGGGTGG CACTCAATCAGGAACTGACTGATGAGGACCAGCCGACTGATCCTGACTATGAA CCAAGTGCAGTTGAGACTGATAGCGAGGAATACCGGTCACACAACGATACCGAGAGTGATATTGAAGTGGAGAAGGGTGTCGTGGTGATCCAGGATTTGGAGACCATCCAG GAGCCCCTAACAGAGGAGAAGTGA